One Globicephala melas chromosome 4, mGloMel1.2, whole genome shotgun sequence genomic window carries:
- the HMGN1 gene encoding non-histone chromosomal protein HMG-14, with product MGGGGGRPGRRGGGARGWGTRGEEGAGSQSGSIRFSHRPRRGSQQLGRREERQRPGSPGSRRLSARRGPQAPGTRPPCRDDAQEEGQLRRGGGEGGGKNPLLFSPGGGFGLHRTPHSLLIFLFFSQSPRGDRRGCQLNRFLQKWKRSQKRRQERINRPTKKCKQKGKGEQRESRLKWLTKRLKKTYLQKMEKLKMRRAQLLMKQERKKPSLINITHLVLSVVPVSLLVQSRGIFLSTIL from the exons atgggcgggggcggggggcggcccGGCCGACGGGGAGGGGGAGCCCGCGGCTGGGGGAcgcggggggaggagggggcgggctCCCAATCCGGTTCCATCCGGTTCTCCCACCGCCCCCGCCGCGGGTCCCAGCAGCTCGGGCGGCGGGAGGAGCGGCAGCGGCCAGGCAGCCCAGGTTCACGAAGGCTCTCGGCGCGCCGCGGCCCGCAGGCACCCGGCACGCGCCCGCCCTGCCGCGACGATGCCCAAGAGGAAG GTCAGCTCCGCCGAGGGGGCGGCGAAGGAGGAGGTAAGAACCCGCTCCTCTTCTCTCCCGGGGGTGGTTTCGGTTTGCACCGCACCCCGCATTCCttgctcattttcctttttttctcccaaagccCAAGAGGAGATCGGCGAGGTTGTCAGCT AAACCGGTTCCTGCAAAAGTGGAAACGAAGCCAAAAAAGGCGGCAGGAAAG GATAAATCGTCCGACAAAAAAGTgcaaacaaaagggaaaaggggagcAAAGGGAAAGCAGGCTGAAGTGGCTAACCAAGAGACTAAAGAAGACTTACCTGcagaaaatggagaaactaaaaatGAGGAG AGCCCAGCTTCTGAtgaagcaggagagaaagaagccaagtcTGATTAATATCACACACCTGGTCCTATCAGTGGTCCCTGTTTCCCTTCTTGTACAATCCAGAGGAATATTTTTATCAACTATTTTGTAA